The proteins below come from a single Oerskovia jenensis genomic window:
- a CDS encoding holo-ACP synthase has translation MIIGVGIDVVDVARFMDTLERTPRLREKLFTPAERDLPASSLAARFAAKEAIAKALGAPGGMRWQDATVHRVVGGAPQVEITGTVQARATELGIATFHLSISHDAGIASAMVVAEG, from the coding sequence ATGATCATCGGGGTGGGTATCGACGTGGTCGACGTCGCGCGGTTCATGGACACGCTCGAGCGGACGCCGCGTCTGCGCGAGAAGCTCTTCACCCCGGCCGAGCGGGACCTGCCGGCCTCGTCCCTCGCGGCCCGGTTCGCAGCCAAGGAGGCGATCGCGAAGGCGCTCGGTGCGCCTGGCGGCATGCGCTGGCAGGACGCGACGGTCCACCGGGTCGTCGGGGGAGCGCCCCAGGTCGAGATCACCGGGACGGTCCAGGCGCGGGCGACCGAGCTGGGGATCGCGACGTTCCACCTGTCGATCTCGCACGACGCCGGGATCGCGTCGGCCATGGTGGTCGCGGAGGGCTGA
- a CDS encoding DUF4190 domain-containing protein, which yields MTDSPQNSYRVGDVVNGWRLAPDGTWVPASSPPPPQGPVQGVPTSAEAMAHDAGRAAAWPSGHDPSATAAPYGWTGQGAAPSPGGWVPPTKNTPATLSLTAGIVAALANLFFLPGIAAIVLGIVGLRRAGRSTPAVGRARSIWGIALALVGTVSGVLLLIAILDDSPEAASPDRSTVGTSPEGGSTQDVDLTSFTAVDAAAWAQIAKDPEAYVGDKIVLYAEVTQFDAATGSDSFRAGTGAEQPSSPFELDVNTLLSGDRSILADVTVGDVLKVHAIVEGATTYDTVMGGGMTAPVLEVAAVEDVGFKDLSGDVALGAPVAQEYGGVTLALTVTNSSTVQMTYSVEIVAESPDGTSQLGTASAYAENLGPGQSAAVTADFYEDLPPDAVFRIASVDRFDY from the coding sequence GTGACCGATTCCCCGCAGAACTCCTACCGCGTCGGCGACGTGGTCAACGGTTGGCGCCTGGCTCCCGACGGGACCTGGGTCCCCGCCTCGTCGCCTCCCCCGCCGCAGGGCCCCGTCCAGGGGGTCCCCACCTCGGCCGAGGCGATGGCCCACGACGCCGGACGCGCGGCGGCGTGGCCCTCCGGCCACGACCCCTCCGCGACCGCCGCGCCGTACGGCTGGACCGGGCAGGGCGCAGCGCCCTCACCGGGCGGGTGGGTCCCTCCCACCAAGAACACCCCCGCGACCCTGAGCCTGACCGCCGGGATCGTCGCGGCCCTGGCGAACCTGTTCTTCCTCCCCGGGATCGCCGCGATCGTGCTGGGGATCGTCGGACTGCGTCGCGCGGGCCGGTCGACCCCCGCCGTGGGGAGGGCGCGGTCGATCTGGGGCATCGCGCTCGCGCTCGTCGGCACCGTCTCCGGCGTCCTGCTCCTGATCGCGATCCTGGACGACTCCCCGGAGGCCGCGAGCCCCGACCGCTCCACGGTCGGCACGTCGCCCGAGGGCGGGTCGACGCAGGACGTGGACCTCACGTCGTTCACGGCGGTCGACGCGGCCGCCTGGGCGCAGATCGCCAAGGACCCGGAGGCCTACGTCGGCGACAAGATCGTCCTCTACGCCGAGGTCACACAGTTCGACGCCGCCACCGGTTCGGACTCGTTCCGCGCCGGCACCGGAGCCGAGCAGCCGTCGTCCCCCTTCGAGCTCGACGTCAACACGCTGCTCTCCGGCGACCGCTCGATCCTGGCCGACGTCACCGTGGGCGACGTCCTGAAGGTCCACGCGATCGTCGAGGGCGCGACGACGTACGACACCGTGATGGGCGGCGGCATGACCGCACCGGTGCTCGAGGTCGCCGCGGTCGAGGACGTCGGCTTCAAGGACCTCAGCGGGGACGTCGCGCTCGGGGCTCCGGTCGCCCAGGAGTACGGCGGCGTGACGCTCGCGCTCACGGTGACGAACAGCAGCACGGTGCAGATGACCTACTCCGTGGAGATCGTCGCCGAGAGCCCCGACGGAACTTCCCAGCTCGGCACCGCGAGCGCCTACGCCGAGAACCTCGGCCCGGGCCAGTCGGCAGCGGTGACCGCCGACTTCTACGAGGACCTTCCGCCCGACGCGGTCTTCCGCATCGCCTCGGTCGATCGGTTCGACTACTAG
- a CDS encoding TIGR03560 family F420-dependent LLM class oxidoreductase, whose product MRFGLFIPQGWRQDLVGIDPSEQWETMRSLARHADTALAGERLPGARHAWESAWVYDHFHTVPEPTGEATHEAWTLMAAFAASTERVRLGQMCTCIAYRNPAYLAKVAATVDIVSGGRTEMGIGAGWYEHEWRAYGYGFPGAGARLGALDEGVQVMEQMWRTGSATLDGTYFQVDGALCHPQPLQVLDGVGPDGAGAPSIPLWIAGGGEKKTLRIAAQHAQYTNFDGRLEGFTHKSEVLRGHCEAIGRPFEEITRSSNYNVVIGATEADVEDRLRWIGEHYAKTVPAKAEETVADFRSGPLVGTPEQIVENLQKLEGAGMTYAITYFAEAAYDRSGLELFEREVIPALQG is encoded by the coding sequence ATGCGATTCGGACTCTTCATCCCGCAAGGCTGGCGTCAGGACCTCGTCGGCATCGACCCTTCCGAGCAGTGGGAGACCATGCGGTCCCTCGCGCGCCACGCGGACACCGCGCTGGCCGGCGAGCGCCTCCCGGGCGCGCGCCACGCGTGGGAGTCGGCGTGGGTCTACGACCACTTCCACACCGTGCCCGAGCCCACGGGCGAGGCCACGCACGAGGCGTGGACGCTCATGGCCGCGTTCGCCGCCTCGACCGAGCGCGTGCGCCTGGGCCAGATGTGCACGTGCATCGCGTACCGCAACCCCGCCTACCTCGCGAAGGTCGCCGCGACGGTCGACATCGTGAGCGGCGGCCGCACCGAGATGGGCATCGGCGCCGGCTGGTACGAGCACGAGTGGCGCGCCTACGGCTACGGCTTCCCGGGTGCCGGTGCGCGCCTGGGCGCGCTCGACGAGGGCGTGCAGGTCATGGAGCAGATGTGGCGCACGGGCTCGGCGACGCTCGACGGCACGTACTTCCAGGTCGACGGCGCGCTGTGCCACCCGCAGCCGCTCCAGGTCCTCGACGGGGTCGGGCCCGACGGCGCCGGTGCTCCCAGCATCCCGCTGTGGATCGCGGGCGGCGGCGAGAAGAAGACGCTGCGCATCGCGGCCCAGCACGCGCAGTACACGAACTTCGACGGCCGGCTCGAGGGCTTCACGCACAAGTCGGAGGTGCTGCGCGGGCACTGCGAGGCGATCGGGCGCCCGTTCGAGGAGATCACGCGCTCGTCCAACTACAACGTGGTCATCGGGGCGACCGAGGCCGACGTCGAGGACCGCCTGCGCTGGATCGGCGAGCACTACGCCAAGACCGTCCCGGCGAAGGCCGAGGAGACCGTGGCCGACTTCCGCTCGGGACCGCTCGTGGGAACCCCCGAGCAGATCGTCGAGAACCTCCAGAAGCTCGAGGGCGCGGGCATGACGTACGCGATCACGTACTTCGCGGAGGCCGCGTACGACCGCAGCGGGCTCGAGCTGTTCGAGCGCGAGGTCATCCCGGCCCTGCAGGGCTGA